In Gossypium hirsutum isolate 1008001.06 chromosome D06, Gossypium_hirsutum_v2.1, whole genome shotgun sequence, one genomic interval encodes:
- the LOC107900620 gene encoding external alternative NAD(P)H-ubiquinone oxidoreductase B2, mitochondrial gives MRNFNFFRRLSRAFDDYPSLSKIIVVSTISGGSLIAYAEANAFNGSKGHIAHADAVASNDDRRIASSEQVPKKKKVVLLGTGWGGMSFLKSLNNPNYEVQVVSPRNFFVFTPLLPSVTCGKVEARSIVEPIRNIIRKKNVNISYSEAECVKIDPNNKKIYCRATIDSHSKGQEVFAVDYDYLIIAVGAQVNTFNTPGVMENCHFLKEIDDAQKIRKNVIDSFEKASLPNLSDEERKKILHFVVVGGGPTGVEFAAELHDFVNEDVVKLYPNVQDLVKITLLEATDHILNMFDKRITNFAEQKFGRDGIDVKLGSMVTGINENEISTKVRGNGEKTSTPYGMVLWSTGIGPRPLIKEFMKQIGQGNRRALATDEWLRVEGFGNIYALGDCATVNQRKVMEDISEIFRKADKDNSGTLTVKEFQEIIDDICERYPQVELYLKNKQVRNMVDLLKEAKGDAAKESMELNIEEFKSALSEVDSQMKNLPATAQVANQQGAYLAKCFNRMEECEKNPEGPPRFRGTGRHRFHPFRYRHLGQFAPLGGEQTAAQLPGDWVSIGHSEQWLWYSVYASKQVSWRTRALVVSDWIRRFIFGRDTSGI, from the exons ATGAGGAACTTCAACTTCTTCCGGAGATTATCCAGGGCTTTTGATGATTATCCTTCTCTTTCTAAGATCATCGTCGTCTCGACCATCAG TGGTGGGAGCCTTATAGCTTATGCTGAAGCAAACGCTTTCAATGGCAGTAAGGGCCATATTGCTCATGCTGATGCGGTGGCATCTAATGATGACCGTCGAATTGCTTCATCTGAACAAGTTCCCAAGAAAAAGAAGGTGGTGCTGCTTGGAACTGGTTGGGGAGGAATGAGTTTCTTGAAGAGCCTGAATAACCCTAATTATGAGGTGCAAGTTGTTTCTCCTCGTAATTTCTTTGTGTTCACCCCATTGCTACCAAGTGTTACATGTGGCAAAGTGGAAGCCCGCAGCATTGTTGAGCCAATTCGCAACATCATCAGAAAG AAAAACGTTAACATCAGTTACTCTGAAGCTGAATGCGTAAAAATAGATCCCAATAATAAGAAAATTTACTGTCGCGCTACTATAGACAGCCATTCAAAGGGGCAAGAAGTGTTTGCGGTAGACTATGACTACCTTATTATAGCTGTGGGAGCTCAGGTTAACACCTTTAATACCCCTGGTGTCATGGAAAATTGCCATTTCCTAAAG GAAATTGATGATGCTCAGAAGATTCGTAAGAATGTTATTGATTCCTTTGAGAAGGCAAGCTTACCAAATTTAAGTGATGAGGAGAGAAAGAAAATCCTTCACTTTGTTGTTGTTGGCGGTGGCCCAACTGGTGTGGAATTTGCTGCAGAACTTCATGACTTTGTCAATGAGGATGTGGTCAAGCTATATCCAAATGTCCAAGACTTGGTGAAAATAACTCTTCTTGAGGCTACAGATCATATTTTGAACAT GTTTGACAAAAGAATCACAAATTTCGCGGAACAGAAATTTGGAAGAGATGGCATTGATGTGAAATTGGGGTCAATGGTCACCGgcataaatgaaaatgaaatatctACAAAAGTGAGAGGTAATGGCGAAAAAACTTCAACGCCATATGGAATGGTTCTCTGGTCAACTGGCATTGGACCTCGTCCTCTCATAAAGGAGTTCATGAAGCAAATTGGTCAG GGTAATAGGCGTGCTTTAGCAACGGATGAATGGCTGCGAGTTGAGGGATTTGGTAACATTTATGCACTTGGCGACTGTGCTACTGTTAACCAGCGGAAAGTCATG GAAGatatatcagaaatatttagaaagGCAGACAAGGACAACTCGGGAACACTTACAGTGAAAGAATTTCAAGAGATCATTGATGATATATGTGAAAGATACCCTCAAGTGGAGCTTTATCTGAAGAACAAGCAGGTGCGTAACATGGTTGATCTTTTGAAGGAAGCCAAAGGAGACGCTGCAAAAGAATCCATGGAGCTGAATATTGAAGAATTTAAATCAGCTCTTTCTGAAGTCGATTCTCAGATGAAGAATCTTCCAGCAACAGCACAG GTTGCAAATCAGCAAGGCGCCTATCTTGCTAAGTGCTTCAACCGTATGGAGGAGTGCGAAAAGAACCCTGAAGGTCCCCCTAGGTTCAGGGGAACAGGTCGTCATCGATTCCATCCCTTCAG GTACAGGCACTTGGGACAATTTGCTCCTTTGGGAGGGGAACAAACAGCTGCACAACTTCCAGGTGATTGGGTGTCTATCGGACACAGTGAGCAATGGCTCTGGTATTCTGTCTACGCAAG CAAGCAAGTCAGTTGGCGCACAAGGGCATTGGTGGTCTCAGACTGGATAAGGCGTTTTATTTTTGGGAGGGATACCAGTGGCATTTAA